A single Vigna radiata var. radiata cultivar VC1973A chromosome 8, Vradiata_ver6, whole genome shotgun sequence DNA region contains:
- the LOC106770225 gene encoding uncharacterized protein LOC106770225 → MERIFNAKRCMDENKLAFSEYLRTREASDWWSSMQMLLEGSGTPISWEVFKQKFYTGYFPNNVQFAKEVEFLELVQGNMSLFEYADWKFENGLRGDIKKLVTGLCIHEFPALVERARVLEKTKMEVEKRQQLRVGGPSASRGSSSPKRAPFLGLLLLLGPRVLLHSYPVPVVTQDSSDL, encoded by the exons ATGGAAAGGATTTTTAATGCAAAGAGGTGTATGGACGAGAACAAATTGGCTTTTTCCGAGTACTTGCGAACTAGGGAAGCCAGTGATTGGTGGAGTAGTATGCAGATGCTATTGGAGGGTAGCGGTACTCCCATCTCTTGGGAAGTATTCAAGCAGAAGTTCTATACTGGGTATTTTCCCAACAATGTTCAGTTTGCAAAGGAGGTGGAGTTTCTGGAGCTTGTTCAAGGGAACATGTCTCTGTTTGAGTATGCCGATTG GAAGTTTGAGAATGGGTTGAGAGGTGACATCAAGAAGTTGGTCACGGGTTTGTGTATTCATGAGTTTCCGGCTTTGGTAGAGAGGGCTAGAGTTCTAGAGAAGACTAAGATGGAGGTTGAGAAGAGGCAACAACTAAGAGTTGGAGGACCGAGTGCATCTAGAGGCAGTTCTAGTCCTAAGAGGGCTCCTTTTCTTggccttcttcttcttctgggTCCAAGGGTTCTTCTTCACAGTTATCCGGTTCCAGTGGTCACTCAGGATAGTTCGGACCTGTGA